TCAAATATCATCTCCTgggggcagctgagtggctcagtggttgagtgtgtgcttctggctcagtcatgatcccggagtcctgggatcaagtcccacatcaggttccccacaggcagcctgcttctccctctgcctgtgtctctgcctccctctctgtgtctctcatgaataaataatctttttttttaatcatgtcttGGACAAAAGGGACCCAACAACATGTAATCCTCCACTGGATCCTAGACCAGGACAGAAATAGCTCTTAAAGGATACTCCTGGGCCGCAGATCTTTCAGTCCAAGAACCTAGTCCCTTTGTTTTggtaaaaccaccttttttgaACTGAAGACctcttaagaattctttcttggacATCAGCTCCGAGTCCACCACTTCAACCCATaccaaaagcaagaagaaaaactaGGAGCTAAGGTATTTCATGCACGGGGTTTGTAAAGAAGGAGATAACTGTCGCTATTCGCATGATCTCTCTGACAGTCCTTATGGTGTAGTGTGCAAGTATTTTCAGCGAGGATACTGTATTTACAGAGACCGCTGCAGATATGAACATAGCAAGccattgaaacaggaagaagtgACTGCTGCAGATCTAACTGCAAAATCATCTCTTGCTGCTTCCTCAAGTCTCTCATCGGGAGTTGGACCAGTTGTTGAAATGAATATGGGCGAAGCAGAGTCCAGAAATTCAAACTTTGCTACTGTCGGCGCAGGTTCAGAAGACTGGGTGAATGCCATTGAGTTTGTTCCCGGGCAGCCCTACTGTGGCCGTACTGCCCCTTCCTGCACTGAAGCACCCCCACAGGGCTCTGTGACCAAGGAAGAATCCGAGAAAGAACAGACAGCAGTGGAAACCAAGAAGCAGCTTTGCCCCTATGCTGCAGTGGGAGAGTACCGGTATGGGGAGAACTGTGTATATCTCCACGGAGACTCGTGTGACATGTGTGGGCTGCAGGTCCTCCATCCAATGGATGCCGCCCAGAGATCACAACATATAAAATCTTGCATTGAGGCCCATGAGAAGGACATGGAGCTCTCATTTGCTGTCCAGCGCAGTAAGGACATGGTGTGTGGGATCTGCATGGAGGTGGTCTATGAGAAAGCCAACCCCAGTGAGCGTCGCTTTGGGATTCTCTCCAACTGCAACCACACTTACTGTCTCAGGTGTATTCGCAAGTGGAGGAGTGCTAAGCAATTTGAGAGCAAGATCATAAAGTCCTGCCCCGAATGCCGGATCACATCTAACTTTGTCATCCCAAGTGAGTACTgggtggaggagaaagaagagaagcagaaactCATTCAGAAATACAAGGAGGCAATGAGCA
The nucleotide sequence above comes from Canis aureus isolate CA01 chromosome 19, VMU_Caureus_v.1.0, whole genome shotgun sequence. Encoded proteins:
- the LOC144289457 gene encoding LOW QUALITY PROTEIN: E3 ubiquitin-protein ligase makorin-1-like (The sequence of the model RefSeq protein was modified relative to this genomic sequence to represent the inferred CDS: inserted 1 base in 1 codon), whose product is MHGVCKEGDNCRYSHDLSDSPYGVVCKYFQRGYCIYRDRCRYEHSKPLKQEEVTAADLTAKSSLAASSSLSSGVGPVVEMNMGEAESRNSNFATVGAGSEDWVNAIEFVPGQPYCGRTAPSCTEAPPQGSVTKEESEKEQTAVETKKQLCPYAAVGEYRYGENCVYLHGDSCDMCGLQVLHPMDAAQRSQHIKSCIEAHEKDMELSFAVQRSKDMVCGICMEVVYEKANPSERRFGILSNCNHTYCLRCIRKWRSAKQFESKIIKSCPECRITSNFVIPSEYWVEEKEEKQKLIQKYKEAMSNKACXFDEGRGSCPFGGNCFYKHVYPDGRREEPQRQKVVTSSRYWAQRRNHFWELIEERENSNPFDNEEEEVVTFELGEMLLMLLAAGGDYDLTDSEDEWDLFHDELEDFYDLDL